A window of Actinomadura rubteroloni contains these coding sequences:
- the atpE gene encoding ATP synthase F0 subunit C — protein MSAVLAATDHIGGNLGSIAYGLAAIGPGIGVGIIFGQGVQAMARQPEMVNVIRQNMLLGFALTEALALIGFVVPFVHK, from the coding sequence ATGAGCGCTGTTCTCGCCGCGACCGACCACATCGGCGGCAACCTCGGCTCCATCGCGTACGGTCTCGCCGCCATCGGCCCCGGCATCGGCGTCGGCATCATCTTCGGCCAGGGCGTCCAGGCGATGGCCCGCCAGCCCGAGATGGTGAACGTCATCCGCCAGAACATGCTGCTGGGCTTCGCCCTGACCGAGGCGCTCGCGCTCATCGGTTTCGTCGTGCCGTTCGTCCACAAGTGA
- the atpB gene encoding F0F1 ATP synthase subunit A: MSAPHLLAQSGDEFEAPGLHIFEWGPLFPGGPSWLDWLTKPVLIVALAGLLLVVFAWRAFGNAQLVPRGVQNVGEVAYLFVRDQVARPMIGKDGDRWMGFLFTTFFFVLFLNLAGVVPVLQLPVPSHIAFPIVLAAFVYVLMLFLSIKNQGFIGYFKNMMFPPGLPKPLYIILAPIEFLSNIILRPFTHSVRLFANMFAGHLLLAFFSTVAWWFLVEKLTPLGAGVGVVGFLMTIVMTGFEIFVQSLQAFIFVLLAASYIGGALHPEH; the protein is encoded by the coding sequence GTGAGCGCGCCGCACCTCCTCGCCCAGAGCGGAGATGAGTTCGAGGCCCCCGGCCTCCACATCTTCGAATGGGGGCCGCTTTTCCCCGGCGGGCCGTCCTGGCTGGACTGGCTGACCAAGCCCGTCCTGATCGTCGCCCTCGCCGGACTCCTCCTCGTCGTCTTCGCCTGGCGGGCGTTCGGCAACGCGCAGCTCGTCCCGCGCGGCGTGCAGAACGTCGGCGAGGTCGCCTACCTGTTCGTCCGCGACCAGGTCGCCCGGCCGATGATCGGCAAGGACGGCGACCGGTGGATGGGCTTCCTGTTCACCACGTTCTTCTTCGTCCTCTTCCTGAACCTGGCGGGCGTCGTACCGGTCCTGCAGCTTCCGGTGCCGTCCCACATCGCGTTCCCGATCGTGCTCGCCGCGTTCGTGTACGTGCTGATGCTCTTCCTGAGCATCAAGAACCAGGGCTTCATCGGCTACTTCAAGAACATGATGTTCCCGCCGGGGCTGCCCAAGCCGCTGTACATCATCCTCGCGCCGATCGAGTTCCTCTCGAACATCATCCTCCGGCCGTTCACCCACTCGGTCCGACTTTTCGCGAACATGTTCGCGGGGCACCTTCTCCTGGCCTTCTTCTCCACCGTCGCCTGGTGGTTCCTGGTCGAGAAGCTCACCCCGCTCGGAGCCGGCGTCGGCGTCGTCGGCTTCCTGATGACGATCGTCATGACCGGCTTCGAGATCTTCGTGCAGAGCCTGCAGGCGTTCATCTTCGTCCTGCTGGCGGCGTCCTACATCGGCGGCGCCCTGCACCCCGAGCACTGA